In Paramormyrops kingsleyae isolate MSU_618 chromosome 5, PKINGS_0.4, whole genome shotgun sequence, one DNA window encodes the following:
- the adgrg7.1 gene encoding uncharacterized protein adgrg7.1 isoform X1 has translation MRSLFLLVLCTTASRSQDSDPAPVSTCSFPPPPSPHESPRLPPHDTALTLPDTAFIRMTSPEPGGEITTQSATISTKVSPSATDLPPTSTNALVTYTKLPNELTDTTIHSTTQQPFTNFITTLSSETNSTTAHPPFTNFTTTLSIDTDSTTTHLPFTSDSTTQTDYTDSTTTHLPLTNFTTTLSSDTDSTTPYLPFTNFTATLSTEPDSSTTNLPFTNFTTPLSSDTDSTTTHLPFTSDSTTRTDYTDSTTTHLPMTNFTTPLSSDTDSTTTHLPFTSDSTTRTDYTDSTTTHLPMTNFTTPLSSDTDSTTPYLPFTNFTATLSIEPDSSTTNLPFTNFTTPLSSDTDSTTTHLPFTSDSTTRTDYTDSTTTHLPMTNFTTPLSSDTDSTITHLPFTSDSTTRTDYTDSTTTHLPMTNFTTPLSSDTDSTTPYLPFTNFTATLSIEPDSSTTNLPFTNFTTPLSSDTDSTTTHLPFTSDSTTQTDYTDSTTPYLPFTNFTATLSTEPDSSTTNLPFTNFTTPLSSDTDSTTTHLPFTSDSTTRTDYTDSNTIHLPLTNFTTPLSSDTDSTTTHLPFTSDSTTRTDYTDSTTTHLPMTNFTTPLSSDTDSTTPYLPFTNFTATLSIEPDSSTTNLPFTNFTTPLSSDTDSTTTHLPFTSDSTTRTDYTDSTTTDLPFTIFTTPLSSDTDSTTTHLPFTSDSTTRTDYTDSTTTDLPFTIFTTPLSSDTDSTTTHLPFTSDSTTRTDYTDSTTTHLPLTNFTTPLSSDTDFTTTHLPFTSDSTTRTDYTDSTTTHLPLTNFTTTLSSDTESTTPYLPFPTTLSSNTDSTTTNLPLTNFTTTVSSNADSTASHLPLTNSTPTQSTDSTTTHLPFTNDNTTRTDYTDSTTTDLPFTIFTTTQHSHTTITTTHLPFTIFTTTQHSHTTITTTHLPSTNFTTTQHSHTTIATTQLPTTNITTPPLNCENGGEVIGASCVCPDEFTGRNCEIPNFCNATKMGGFTFNKTAVGWFSYSNELCNSSEGSTGLPKATTQCTSDNGQPTFQRAQVFRCGTSLDDLQQMINSTNASTIAISTQILTSKPETLTTKNITMAAKIITSLLLGSSLKEAINFTVVTISQLLKASRSEFSSQTSNVTESLTSALENFTLTGGASHSEAVVQPNLAMKSLKVNVSHGATQGIQFSAIPSTTQSFVSDRIYTSSVPQLTINNTTPRGVHIFIKFPQERTQEAMKVGFVLYQNDKFFQSRRFATPLGTTRNVITGSISSDSAGLRKTVPEFVELLYRPPPIRNATLYDFACVFWDYSLGDWSTEGCFKSNRLSETDLARGVVGCVCNHTTSFSMLLSFRKDVKYSKAMDIITFVGCFLSVIALSFTILLELIVSKSRKSNTTMILVSIYSSLLLFNLLFIFGANKPPVGGAVMADRSRNHMLESDLHVDRDSGPCTAVTALMHFFLLATFTWNALYAMQMLLTNLRRTQLSSLQLSQSQFTVISLAVGWGFPLVLTSFTLAVSYSVKNPLNYRQQEFCWLATMDENGKFDPRRTLLWSFLLPVAVLLFFNTVELVYFTITAVKQARRARRRSKSKTNNSCTLLKEVISSISLAVLLGLTWLIGYLLLVTHDPDVHTVLSIIFCVFNTTQGIQIFLLIPDWGRINTALRSMPTPTVSIGLHSKKYNVRAQHGKGLPEVYRKMETDFISNFHILTPSSDLPRETET, from the exons ATGAGAAGCTTGTTTCTGCTGGTGCTGTGTACCACAG cCTCACGTAGTCAGGACAGCGATCCAGCTCCTGTATCAACGTGCAGCTttcctcctcccccctccccccatgaaaGCCCCCGCCTTCCTCCTCATGACACTGCACTGACCCTCCCTGACACTGCATTTATACGAATGACTTCTCCAGAGCCCGGGGGTGAAATCACTACGCAATCAGCCACCATTTCCACTAAAGTGTCCCCTAGTGCAACTGACCTGCCTCCTACTAGCACTAATGCCCTGGTTACATACACTAAACTGCCCAATGAACTTACTGACACTACTATCCATTCTACCACCCAGCAGCCCTTTACAAACTTTATAACCACTCTATCTAGTGAAACTAACTCTACTACCGCTCATCCGCCCTTTACTAACTTTACTACAACTCTATCCATTGACACTGACTCTACTACCACTCATCTACCCTTTACTAGCGATAGTACCACTCAAACCGATTACACTGACTCTACTACCACTCATCTGCCATTGACTAATTTTACTACCACTCTATCCAGTGACACTGACTCTACTACCCCTTATCTGCCCTTTACTAACTTTACTGCCACTCTATCCACTGAACCTGACTCTTCTACCACTAATTTGCCCTTTACTAACTTTACTACCCCTCTATCCAGTGACACTGACTCTACTACCACTCATCTGCCCTTTACTAGTGATAGTACCACTCGAACTGATTACACTGACTCTACTACCACTCATCTGCCAATGACAAATTTTACTACCCCTCTATCCAGTGACACTGACTCTACTACCACTCATCTGCCCTTTACTAGTGATAGTACCACTCGAACTGATTACACTGACTCTACTACCACTCATCTGCCAATGACAAATTTTACTACCCCTCTATCCAGTGACACTGACTCTACTACCCCTTATCTGCCCTTTACTAACTTTACTGCCACTCTATCCATTGAACCTGACTCTTCTACCACTAATTTGCCCTTTACTAACTTTACTACCCCTCTATCCAGTGACACTGACTCTACTACCACTCATCTGCCCTTTACTAGTGATAGTACCACTCGAACTGATTACACTGACTCTACTACCACTCATCTGCCAATGACAAATTTTACTACCCCTCTATCCAGTGACACTGACTCTACTATCACTCATCTGCCCTTTACTAGTGATAGTACCACTCGAACTGATTACACTGACTCTACTACCACTCATCTGCCAATGACAAATTTTACTACCCCTCTATCCAGTGACACTGACTCTACTACCCCTTATCTGCCCTTTACTAACTTTACTGCCACTCTATCCATTGAACCTGACTCTTCTACCACTAATTTGCCCTTTACTAACTTTACTACCCCTCTATCCAGTGACACTGACTCTACTACCACTCATCTGCCCTTTACTAGCGATAGTACCACTCAAACCGATTACACTGACTCTACTACCCCTTATCTGCCCTTTACTAACTTTACTGCCACTCTATCCACTGAACCTGACTCTTCTACCACTAATTTGCCCTTTACTAACTTTACTACCCCTCTATCCAGTGACACTGACTCTACTACCACTCATCTGCCCTTTACTAGCGATAGTACCACTCGAACCGATTACACTGACTCTAATACCATTCATCTGCCATTGACTAATTTTACTACCCCTCTATCCAGTGACACTGACTCTACTACCACTCATCTGCCCTTTACTAGTGATAGTACCACTCGAACTGATTACACTGACTCTACTACCACTCATCTGCCAATGACAAATTTTACTACCCCTCTATCCAGTGACACTGACTCTACTACCCCTTATCTGCCCTTTACTAACTTTACTGCCACTCTATCCATTGAACCTGACTCTTCTACCACTAATTTGCCCTTTACTAACTTTACTACCCCTCTATCCAGTGACACTGACTCTACTACCACTCATCTGCCCTTTACTAGCGATAGTACCACTCGAACCGATTACACTGACTCTACTACCACTGATCTGCCCTTTACTATCTTCACTACCCCTCTATCCAGTGACACTGACTCTACTACCACTCATCTGCCCTTTACTAGCGATAGTACCACTCGAACCGATTACACTGACTCTACTACCACTGATCTGCCCTTTACTATCTTCACTACCCCTCTATCCAGTGACACTGACTCTACTACCACTCATCTGCCCTTTACTAGTGATAGTACCACTCGAACTGATTACACTGACTCTACTACCACTCATCTGCCATTGACAAATTTTACTACCCCTCTATCCAGTGACACTGACTTTACTACCACTCATCTGCCCTTTACTAGCGATAGTACCACTCGAACCGATTACACTGACTCTACTACTACTCATCTGCCATTGACTAATTTTACTACCACTCTATCCAGTGACACTGAATCTACTACCCCTTATCTGCCCTTTCCTACGACTCTATCCAGTAACACTGACTCTACTACCACTAATCTGCCCTTGACTAATTTTACTACCACTGTATCCAGTAACGCTGACTCTACTGCTAGCCATCTACCCTTGACTAACTCTACTCCCACTCAATCCACTGACTCTACTACCACTCATCTGCCCTTTACTAACGATAATACCACTCGAACCGATTACACTGACTCTACTACCACTGATCTGCCCTTTACTATCTTCACTACCACTCAACATTCCCATACTACCATTACTACCACTCATCTGCCCTTTACTATCTTCACTACCACTCAACATTCCCATACTACCATTACTACCACTCATCTCCCTTCTACTAACTTCACTACCACTCAACATTCCCATACTACCATTGCTACCACTCAACTGCCCACTACTAACATTACAACCCCTCCCCTCAATTGTGAAAATGGTGGTGAGGTAATCGGAGCCAGCTGTGTTTGTCCTGATGAGTTTACTGGGAGAAACTGCGAGATTC CAAACTTTTGCAATGCCACCAAAATGGGAGGTTTTACTTTTAACAAAACTGCTGTTGGATGGTTCAGTTACTCCAATGAGCTGTGCAACTCAAGTGAAGGGAGCA CGGGTTTACCCAAGGCCACCACGCAATGCACCAGTGACAATGGACAGCCTACATTCCAGAGAGCGCAGGTCTTCAGATGTGGCACGAGCCTGGATGACCTCCAGCAGATG ATTAActccaccaatgcaagtactatCGCCATAAGCACTCAAATCCTGACATCCAAGCCCGAGACCCTCACCACTAAGAACATCACCATGGCAGCCAAAATCATCACATCACTCCTGCTCGGCAGCTCCTTGAAG GAAGCCATTAACTTCACAGTGGTGACCATCAGCCAACTCCTGAAAGCCAGCAGATCTGAGTTCTCTTCTCAAACCAGCAATGTCACAGAGAG CCTGACTTCAGCACTGGAGAACTTCACCCTCACTGGAGGAGCCAGTCACTCTGAAGCAGTGGTCCAGCCCAACTTAGCAATGAAGTCCTTAAAAGTTAATGTGTCACATGGGGCCACACAGGGGATCCAGTTCTCCGCTATACCCA GTACAACTCAGTCCTTTGTGTCTGACAGAATATACACCAGCAGCGTACCACAGCTGACCATCAACAACACAACACCAAGAGGAGTACACATTTTTATCAAATTTCCACAAG AAAGAACTCAAGAGGCAATGAAGGTTGGCTTCGTCCTCTACCAGAATGATAAGTTTTTCCAGTCAAGGCGATTTGCAACACCCTTAGGGACCACAAGGAATGTGATCACTGGGAGTATCAGCAGTGACAGTGCAGGACTTCGGAAGACAGTGCCCGAATTCGTGGAACTGCTCTATCGACCACCC CCCATCCGCAATGCAACCCTCTACGACTTTGCCTGTGTGTTTTGGGACTACTCCCTTGGGGACTGGAGCACAGAGGGTTGCTTCAAGAGCAACAGGCTTAGTGAGACCGATCTGGCCCGGGGCGTGGTGGGCTGTGTCTGCAACCATACCACCAGCTTCTCTATGCTGCTG TCTTTCAGGAAAGATGTTAAATATTCAAAAGCAATGGACATAATCACCTTTGTTGGATGCTTTCTCTCAGTAATCGCCCTGAGTTTCACCATACTGCTCGAGCTCATCGTCAG CAAGTCACGGAAGAGCAACACCACGATGATCCTAGTCAGCATATATAGCTCCCTGTTGCTGTTCAACCTGCTTTTCATCTTCGGAGCCAACAAGCCCCCAGTGGGGGGCGCTGTGATGGCCGACCGCAGCAGGAATCACATGCTGGAGTCAGACCTCCACGTGGACCGCGACAGTGGCCCGTGCACGGCGGTGACGGCTCTCATGCACTTTTTCCTGCTGGCTACCTTCACCTGGAATGCACTGTATGCCATGCAGATGCTTCTGACCAACCTGAGAAGGACGCAGTTGAGCTCCCTCCAGCTGTCTCAGTCGCAGTTCACCGTGATTTCCTTGGCAGTTGGCTGGG GTTTTCCACTGGTGCTGACGTCCTTTACACTTGCAGTTTCATACAGTGTGAAGAATCCACTGAACTATCGCCAGCAAGAGTT CTGCTGGTTGGCTACCATGGATGAAAATGGGAAGTTTGACCCGCGTCGCACCCTGCTCTGGAGCTTCCTGCTGCCTGTGGCTGTGCTGCTCTTCTTCAACACCGTGGAGCTAGTTTACTTCACCATCACAGCAGTGAAGCAGGCAAGGAGGGCAAGGAGGCGTAGCAAGAGCAAAACCAACAATAGCTG CACCCTACTGAAGGAGGTCATCAGTAGCATCTCTCTGGCTGTGCTGCTTGGCCTCACCTGGTTGATAGGATACTTGCTGCTGGTGACCCATGATCCAGACGTTCACACAGTCCTCAGCATCATCTTCTGCGTTTTCAACACCACCCAG GGCATTCAGATTTTCCTCCTGATCCCAGACTGGGGAAGGATCAACACTGCGCTACGCTCCATGCCCACTCCGACCGTCTCTATCGGTCTGCATTCCAAGAAGTACAACGTCAGGGCTCAGCACGGCAAGGGACTCCCTGAGGTCTACAGGAAGATGGAGACCGACTTCATCTCCAACTTCCACATCTTGACTCCTTCCTCAGACTTGCCCAGAGAGACAGAAACATAG
- the adgrg7.1 gene encoding uncharacterized protein adgrg7.1 isoform X2, with amino-acid sequence MRSLFLLVLCTTASRSQDSDPAPVSTCSFPPPPSPHESPRLPPHDTALTLPDTAFIRMTSPEPGGEITTQSATISTKVSPSATDLPPTSTNALVTYTKLPNELTDTTIHSTTQQPFTNFITTLSSETNSTTAHPPFTNFTTTLSIDTDSTTTHLPFTSDSTTQTDYTDSTTTHLPLTNFTTTLSSDTDSTTPYLPFTNFTATLSTEPDSSTTNLPFTNFTTPLSSDTDSTTTHLPFTSDSTTRTDYTDSTTTHLPMTNFTTPLSSDTDSTTTHLPFTSDSTTRTDYTDSTTTHLPMTNFTTPLSSDTDSTTPYLPFTNFTATLSIEPDSSTTNLPFTNFTTPLSSDTDSTTTHLPFTSDSTTRTDYTDSTTTHLPMTNFTTPLSSDTDSTITHLPFTSDSTTRTDYTDSTTTHLPMTNFTTPLSSDTDSTTPYLPFTNFTATLSIEPDSSTTNLPFTNFTTPLSSDTDSTTTHLPFTSDSTTQTDYTDSTTPYLPFTNFTATLSTEPDSSTTNLPFTNFTTPLSSDTDSTTTHLPFTSDSTTRTDYTDSNTIHLPLTNFTTPLSSDTDSTTTHLPFTSDSTTRTDYTDSTTTHLPMTNFTTPLSSDTDSTTPYLPFTNFTATLSIEPDSSTTNLPFTNFTTPLSSDTDSTTTHLPFTSDSTTRTDYTDSTTTDLPFTIFTTPLSSDTDSTTTHLPFTSDSTTRTDYTDSTTTDLPFTIFTTPLSSDTDSTTTHLPFTSDSTTRTDYTDSTTTHLPLTNFTTPLSSDTDFTTTHLPFTSDSTTRTDYTDSTTTHLPLTNFTTTLSSDTESTTPYLPFPTTLSSNTDSTTTNLPLTNFTTTVSSNADSTASHLPLTNSTPTQSTDSTTTHLPFTNDNTTRTDYTDSTTTDLPFTIFTTTQHSHTTITTTHLPFTIFTTTQHSHTTITTTHLPSTNFTTTQHSHTTIATTQLPTTNITTPPLNCENGGEVIGASCVCPDEFTGRNCEIPNFCNATKMGGFTFNKTAVGWFSYSNELCNSSEGSTGLPKATTQCTSDNGQPTFQRAQVFRCGTSLDDLQQMINSTNASTIAISTQILTSKPETLTTKNITMAAKIITSLLLGSSLKEAINFTVVTISQLLKASRSEFSSQTSNVTESLTSALENFTLTGGASHSEAVVQPNLAMKSLKVNVSHGATQGIQFSAIPSTTQSFVSDRIYTSSVPQLTINNTTPRGVHIFIKFPQERTQEAMKVGFVLYQNDKFFQSRRFATPLGTTRNVITGSISSDSAGLRKTVPEFVELLYRPPPIRNATLYDFACVFWDYSLGDWSTEGCFKSNRLSETDLARGVVGCVCNHTTSFSMLL; translated from the exons ATGAGAAGCTTGTTTCTGCTGGTGCTGTGTACCACAG cCTCACGTAGTCAGGACAGCGATCCAGCTCCTGTATCAACGTGCAGCTttcctcctcccccctccccccatgaaaGCCCCCGCCTTCCTCCTCATGACACTGCACTGACCCTCCCTGACACTGCATTTATACGAATGACTTCTCCAGAGCCCGGGGGTGAAATCACTACGCAATCAGCCACCATTTCCACTAAAGTGTCCCCTAGTGCAACTGACCTGCCTCCTACTAGCACTAATGCCCTGGTTACATACACTAAACTGCCCAATGAACTTACTGACACTACTATCCATTCTACCACCCAGCAGCCCTTTACAAACTTTATAACCACTCTATCTAGTGAAACTAACTCTACTACCGCTCATCCGCCCTTTACTAACTTTACTACAACTCTATCCATTGACACTGACTCTACTACCACTCATCTACCCTTTACTAGCGATAGTACCACTCAAACCGATTACACTGACTCTACTACCACTCATCTGCCATTGACTAATTTTACTACCACTCTATCCAGTGACACTGACTCTACTACCCCTTATCTGCCCTTTACTAACTTTACTGCCACTCTATCCACTGAACCTGACTCTTCTACCACTAATTTGCCCTTTACTAACTTTACTACCCCTCTATCCAGTGACACTGACTCTACTACCACTCATCTGCCCTTTACTAGTGATAGTACCACTCGAACTGATTACACTGACTCTACTACCACTCATCTGCCAATGACAAATTTTACTACCCCTCTATCCAGTGACACTGACTCTACTACCACTCATCTGCCCTTTACTAGTGATAGTACCACTCGAACTGATTACACTGACTCTACTACCACTCATCTGCCAATGACAAATTTTACTACCCCTCTATCCAGTGACACTGACTCTACTACCCCTTATCTGCCCTTTACTAACTTTACTGCCACTCTATCCATTGAACCTGACTCTTCTACCACTAATTTGCCCTTTACTAACTTTACTACCCCTCTATCCAGTGACACTGACTCTACTACCACTCATCTGCCCTTTACTAGTGATAGTACCACTCGAACTGATTACACTGACTCTACTACCACTCATCTGCCAATGACAAATTTTACTACCCCTCTATCCAGTGACACTGACTCTACTATCACTCATCTGCCCTTTACTAGTGATAGTACCACTCGAACTGATTACACTGACTCTACTACCACTCATCTGCCAATGACAAATTTTACTACCCCTCTATCCAGTGACACTGACTCTACTACCCCTTATCTGCCCTTTACTAACTTTACTGCCACTCTATCCATTGAACCTGACTCTTCTACCACTAATTTGCCCTTTACTAACTTTACTACCCCTCTATCCAGTGACACTGACTCTACTACCACTCATCTGCCCTTTACTAGCGATAGTACCACTCAAACCGATTACACTGACTCTACTACCCCTTATCTGCCCTTTACTAACTTTACTGCCACTCTATCCACTGAACCTGACTCTTCTACCACTAATTTGCCCTTTACTAACTTTACTACCCCTCTATCCAGTGACACTGACTCTACTACCACTCATCTGCCCTTTACTAGCGATAGTACCACTCGAACCGATTACACTGACTCTAATACCATTCATCTGCCATTGACTAATTTTACTACCCCTCTATCCAGTGACACTGACTCTACTACCACTCATCTGCCCTTTACTAGTGATAGTACCACTCGAACTGATTACACTGACTCTACTACCACTCATCTGCCAATGACAAATTTTACTACCCCTCTATCCAGTGACACTGACTCTACTACCCCTTATCTGCCCTTTACTAACTTTACTGCCACTCTATCCATTGAACCTGACTCTTCTACCACTAATTTGCCCTTTACTAACTTTACTACCCCTCTATCCAGTGACACTGACTCTACTACCACTCATCTGCCCTTTACTAGCGATAGTACCACTCGAACCGATTACACTGACTCTACTACCACTGATCTGCCCTTTACTATCTTCACTACCCCTCTATCCAGTGACACTGACTCTACTACCACTCATCTGCCCTTTACTAGCGATAGTACCACTCGAACCGATTACACTGACTCTACTACCACTGATCTGCCCTTTACTATCTTCACTACCCCTCTATCCAGTGACACTGACTCTACTACCACTCATCTGCCCTTTACTAGTGATAGTACCACTCGAACTGATTACACTGACTCTACTACCACTCATCTGCCATTGACAAATTTTACTACCCCTCTATCCAGTGACACTGACTTTACTACCACTCATCTGCCCTTTACTAGCGATAGTACCACTCGAACCGATTACACTGACTCTACTACTACTCATCTGCCATTGACTAATTTTACTACCACTCTATCCAGTGACACTGAATCTACTACCCCTTATCTGCCCTTTCCTACGACTCTATCCAGTAACACTGACTCTACTACCACTAATCTGCCCTTGACTAATTTTACTACCACTGTATCCAGTAACGCTGACTCTACTGCTAGCCATCTACCCTTGACTAACTCTACTCCCACTCAATCCACTGACTCTACTACCACTCATCTGCCCTTTACTAACGATAATACCACTCGAACCGATTACACTGACTCTACTACCACTGATCTGCCCTTTACTATCTTCACTACCACTCAACATTCCCATACTACCATTACTACCACTCATCTGCCCTTTACTATCTTCACTACCACTCAACATTCCCATACTACCATTACTACCACTCATCTCCCTTCTACTAACTTCACTACCACTCAACATTCCCATACTACCATTGCTACCACTCAACTGCCCACTACTAACATTACAACCCCTCCCCTCAATTGTGAAAATGGTGGTGAGGTAATCGGAGCCAGCTGTGTTTGTCCTGATGAGTTTACTGGGAGAAACTGCGAGATTC CAAACTTTTGCAATGCCACCAAAATGGGAGGTTTTACTTTTAACAAAACTGCTGTTGGATGGTTCAGTTACTCCAATGAGCTGTGCAACTCAAGTGAAGGGAGCA CGGGTTTACCCAAGGCCACCACGCAATGCACCAGTGACAATGGACAGCCTACATTCCAGAGAGCGCAGGTCTTCAGATGTGGCACGAGCCTGGATGACCTCCAGCAGATG ATTAActccaccaatgcaagtactatCGCCATAAGCACTCAAATCCTGACATCCAAGCCCGAGACCCTCACCACTAAGAACATCACCATGGCAGCCAAAATCATCACATCACTCCTGCTCGGCAGCTCCTTGAAG GAAGCCATTAACTTCACAGTGGTGACCATCAGCCAACTCCTGAAAGCCAGCAGATCTGAGTTCTCTTCTCAAACCAGCAATGTCACAGAGAG CCTGACTTCAGCACTGGAGAACTTCACCCTCACTGGAGGAGCCAGTCACTCTGAAGCAGTGGTCCAGCCCAACTTAGCAATGAAGTCCTTAAAAGTTAATGTGTCACATGGGGCCACACAGGGGATCCAGTTCTCCGCTATACCCA GTACAACTCAGTCCTTTGTGTCTGACAGAATATACACCAGCAGCGTACCACAGCTGACCATCAACAACACAACACCAAGAGGAGTACACATTTTTATCAAATTTCCACAAG AAAGAACTCAAGAGGCAATGAAGGTTGGCTTCGTCCTCTACCAGAATGATAAGTTTTTCCAGTCAAGGCGATTTGCAACACCCTTAGGGACCACAAGGAATGTGATCACTGGGAGTATCAGCAGTGACAGTGCAGGACTTCGGAAGACAGTGCCCGAATTCGTGGAACTGCTCTATCGACCACCC CCCATCCGCAATGCAACCCTCTACGACTTTGCCTGTGTGTTTTGGGACTACTCCCTTGGGGACTGGAGCACAGAGGGTTGCTTCAAGAGCAACAGGCTTAGTGAGACCGATCTGGCCCGGGGCGTGGTGGGCTGTGTCTGCAACCATACCACCAGCTTCTCTATGCTGCTG TAA